The following coding sequences lie in one Leptospira neocaledonica genomic window:
- a CDS encoding cytochrome c biogenesis protein CcdA, with protein MKKIRILLSLAFAPRAGLLIFFFFLTSSLHAQSQVVSESWISSLNQWLETGLSGSEFGFNSAIFLVLGGLCASLLPCVYPLYPITVGIIQARGETASNKVFHPLVYYTGLAFMYFCFGLVAGISGGAFNTVLRYPGTNLFLAALIFLLGLASLGFLYLPIFPNKEWRGCQGWKGTFLLGMGAGFLSSPCVGPIVVAILIQVTAGVQSISVYSLAVSAFKMALFGLGLGLPFLFLGVFGLSLPRGGKWTRWIQIVLGFVVFYFAWSYYNKAMQLWSVPFDLSLGILATALGVLVAAYLYQPKSLLRTERTKKALLLTGLICSSAILIRLVGWGVGTGGIKKDLVEEHGNLEWHRISETAFETARNEDRLVFADFYADWCSNCKAFEDLTLSDTNLNQALGKTILLKIRDDDKDFLIYENDPRFPELKIGLPFFVIFSSDGKVLFKTTNYLNTADMIRTIKGEKFHASGE; from the coding sequence ATGAAGAAAATTCGGATCCTTCTTTCCTTAGCGTTCGCGCCTCGTGCCGGCCTTCTAATATTCTTCTTTTTTCTAACTAGCTCTTTACACGCTCAATCCCAGGTCGTTTCCGAATCCTGGATTTCCTCCTTAAATCAGTGGCTGGAAACCGGGCTCTCCGGTTCCGAATTCGGATTTAATTCTGCCATCTTTCTGGTATTGGGAGGGCTTTGTGCGAGCCTTCTTCCTTGTGTTTATCCTTTGTATCCGATCACTGTAGGAATCATCCAGGCAAGGGGAGAGACTGCTTCGAACAAGGTATTCCATCCTTTGGTATATTATACCGGATTGGCGTTCATGTATTTTTGCTTCGGGCTCGTGGCTGGGATTTCAGGCGGTGCATTTAACACTGTACTCAGATATCCAGGAACCAATCTATTCTTAGCTGCTCTTATCTTTTTATTGGGACTTGCTTCATTAGGATTTTTGTATTTACCAATTTTTCCTAATAAGGAATGGAGAGGTTGCCAAGGTTGGAAGGGCACTTTCCTTTTGGGGATGGGAGCAGGTTTCCTGTCCTCTCCTTGTGTTGGACCGATCGTAGTTGCCATTTTAATCCAAGTAACTGCAGGAGTTCAAAGTATCAGTGTGTATTCTTTAGCGGTTTCCGCATTTAAGATGGCATTGTTCGGACTCGGACTTGGATTGCCGTTTTTATTTTTAGGAGTGTTTGGGCTTTCTCTTCCTCGCGGAGGTAAGTGGACTAGATGGATACAGATCGTTTTAGGATTTGTGGTCTTCTACTTTGCCTGGTCTTATTATAATAAGGCAATGCAATTATGGTCTGTACCATTCGATCTCAGCCTTGGGATCTTAGCTACTGCTCTTGGAGTTTTGGTTGCTGCGTATTTGTATCAACCTAAGTCTCTTCTGCGTACGGAAAGAACGAAGAAGGCACTACTTCTTACCGGACTTATTTGTTCTAGCGCAATTCTCATTCGACTTGTAGGTTGGGGAGTTGGAACCGGCGGGATCAAAAAGGATCTGGTAGAAGAGCACGGAAATCTTGAATGGCATCGAATTTCCGAAACTGCATTCGAGACTGCTCGTAATGAAGATCGGTTGGTATTTGCGGACTTCTATGCAGATTGGTGTTCTAATTGTAAAGCCTTCGAAGACCTGACCTTATCCGATACAAATTTGAACCAGGCGCTCGGTAAAACTATCCTTTTAAAAATCAGGGACGATGATAAGGATTTTCTAATATATGAGAATGACCCTAGATTTCCTGAATTAAAAATTGGTCTTCCTTTCTTTGTGATCTTCTCTTCCGACGGGAAGGTCCTTTTTAAAACTACGAATTATTTAAATACGGCGGATATGATCCGCACCATCAAAGGTGAGAAGTTCCACGCCTCCGGAGAGTGA
- a CDS encoding prolipoprotein diacylglyceryl transferase — MYKVIDIPGLVPFVQKYISSGWEGISTFSILVVIAFLAASYFLPKELERKHLDPAHADWLLILGVFGTFVGAKVFFIFEIWDQVFVDTPGFDGKYLYPLTHFDGFPGRPGLWSSLFSGSGLVFYGGFLFGILFISLYMIQNKLDIKAYLDATIPSMALGYAIGRLGCFVSGDGCYGFATHADIPVLTFTYWPTSAVPSGVPVWNTPVMESFVSFLFFIYFQKWARFQNFKKFSLGAQYLILHGLARLGIEFLRVNKAVIPFIDPPIQSNIPGATGETTTFLNGYYWHGFSQSQYVSIAIILVGIYFLVKWKLWEKEQPVTA, encoded by the coding sequence ATGTATAAAGTCATAGATATTCCCGGACTAGTACCATTCGTCCAGAAATACATCAGCAGCGGCTGGGAAGGAATTTCCACATTCAGTATTTTAGTAGTGATCGCCTTTTTGGCGGCTTCTTATTTTTTACCCAAAGAATTAGAAAGAAAACATCTGGATCCAGCTCATGCAGATTGGCTTTTGATCCTAGGGGTTTTCGGAACATTCGTAGGCGCTAAGGTATTTTTTATCTTCGAGATCTGGGACCAAGTATTCGTAGATACCCCTGGCTTTGACGGAAAGTATTTATACCCACTCACCCACTTTGATGGTTTCCCTGGTCGCCCTGGACTTTGGTCCAGTTTATTCTCCGGCAGTGGTTTGGTATTTTACGGAGGATTCCTGTTCGGAATCTTATTTATCAGCTTATACATGATCCAAAACAAATTGGATATAAAAGCTTACTTGGACGCTACAATTCCAAGCATGGCATTGGGTTATGCAATAGGTAGATTAGGATGTTTTGTTTCCGGAGATGGTTGTTACGGATTTGCAACTCATGCAGACATTCCAGTTTTAACATTCACGTATTGGCCAACAAGTGCAGTCCCAAGTGGGGTTCCAGTTTGGAATACTCCAGTTATGGAATCGTTCGTATCTTTTCTATTTTTCATCTACTTCCAAAAATGGGCAAGATTCCAGAACTTCAAAAAATTCAGCCTCGGTGCTCAATATCTGATCCTACATGGACTTGCAAGATTAGGAATAGAATTCTTAAGAGTAAATAAGGCAGTCATCCCATTCATTGACCCTCCGATACAATCCAACATTCCTGGTGCTACCGGAGAAACTACTACCTTCTTAAACGGATATTACTGGCATGGATTTTCTCAATCTCAGTATGTATCGATCGCAATCATATTGGTTGGTATATACTTCTTAGTGAAATGGAAACTCTGGGAGAAGGAACAACCAGTAACGGCTTAA
- a CDS encoding alginate export family protein encodes MLKNTVTNRPSRNKKYSLLPVRLFLSFGLLGLGTVWAQGVEPPKQETLTQADTTPAKPAAAEEKTSAPATQTPAITSAPAGDAKEKDKTPAAPYKSPWKGKLDGELLGTLLLTPEHQDSVKKSSNLWITDNLRFGLQIRPRFENFNNQDFDRSTSDSKNYVTQNSQFWTLLDINESFAVKLTIQDTRLYGQYKDPSGTGYGPTSFTNSIGTAYAPGSQIPVKNNTDVREAYVIWKDFLPYTKLYLGRQVFSYGDSRIIGARNDSQIGNSFDGVRVAFDTKTWSTHAGYTVLAEESNGPNGFVTANNQKVGGAKALNDTYLAFLYNTWKPSEELVVDIYEIGVIKKYNTTTATGLLVDPNERTNGRDNLFTTGVRLSNRTASGRSLPAGKSWDWGLEYAAQTGSTGQTIDASWDTLNTTIGSGTNKHAAYKETVQHDASFFLAQTGYNYKGFRLGVQFARASGDPNRTDGKSATWDPLFATRSGGFPYFDSGNGIANAAFWANVRTSSVHIQYYDDTWGRFIFAIYDIRKDKVQDAWYDGNRNAVTGSTGYDANGDFLANKTVSGSTENYANNPFLKNWQPGHRLLLEYDLIYIKKINDYFSIWAGATVLYAGDAIKNQKQYNIDKNSTYFSLTLQFAI; translated from the coding sequence ATGTTAAAAAATACAGTTACGAACCGACCGAGTCGGAACAAAAAATATTCACTCTTGCCAGTCCGACTCTTTTTGTCCTTCGGGCTTTTAGGATTAGGGACAGTTTGGGCCCAAGGAGTAGAGCCCCCAAAACAAGAGACGCTGACTCAGGCAGATACAACACCTGCGAAACCGGCTGCCGCGGAAGAAAAAACTTCTGCTCCGGCGACCCAAACTCCAGCAATCACTTCTGCTCCTGCTGGGGATGCGAAGGAAAAAGATAAAACTCCTGCTGCTCCTTATAAAAGCCCTTGGAAAGGTAAGTTAGATGGGGAATTACTTGGTACTTTACTTTTAACTCCGGAACACCAAGATTCCGTTAAAAAAAGTTCCAATCTTTGGATTACTGATAACCTTCGTTTCGGTTTACAGATCCGTCCTAGATTTGAAAACTTTAATAACCAAGATTTTGATAGATCCACAAGTGATTCCAAAAACTACGTTACCCAAAACAGCCAATTCTGGACACTTTTGGATATCAATGAATCCTTCGCCGTAAAATTGACCATCCAAGATACTCGTCTATATGGACAATACAAGGATCCAAGCGGAACGGGATATGGACCTACATCTTTTACGAACTCTATAGGGACCGCATACGCACCCGGAAGCCAAATCCCGGTAAAAAATAATACGGATGTCCGAGAAGCGTATGTGATCTGGAAAGATTTTCTTCCTTATACAAAATTGTATTTAGGACGTCAGGTTTTCTCATACGGAGATTCCAGGATCATTGGTGCTCGTAATGATAGCCAGATCGGTAACTCTTTCGACGGGGTTAGAGTCGCATTCGATACCAAAACTTGGTCCACTCATGCAGGTTATACTGTTCTTGCAGAAGAGAGTAATGGTCCAAACGGATTTGTGACTGCGAATAATCAAAAAGTTGGTGGAGCAAAAGCCCTCAATGATACATATCTCGCCTTCTTATACAATACTTGGAAACCTTCCGAAGAGTTAGTGGTTGATATATACGAGATCGGTGTGATCAAAAAGTATAATACTACTACTGCCACCGGCTTACTCGTAGATCCGAATGAAAGAACGAACGGTAGAGACAATCTATTCACAACTGGAGTTCGTTTGAGCAACAGAACTGCGTCTGGAAGAAGCCTTCCTGCAGGAAAATCCTGGGATTGGGGTTTAGAATACGCGGCTCAAACAGGAAGCACTGGGCAGACAATAGACGCTTCTTGGGATACTCTGAATACTACGATCGGATCCGGAACGAACAAACATGCCGCTTACAAGGAAACTGTTCAGCATGACGCTTCCTTCTTCTTAGCTCAAACAGGGTATAACTATAAAGGTTTCCGTCTGGGAGTCCAATTTGCAAGAGCATCCGGTGACCCGAATAGAACTGATGGAAAGTCCGCAACCTGGGATCCTTTATTTGCTACAAGATCCGGTGGATTTCCTTATTTCGACTCAGGAAACGGTATCGCAAACGCTGCCTTTTGGGCAAACGTAAGAACTTCTTCCGTTCATATCCAATATTACGATGATACTTGGGGAAGATTCATTTTCGCAATTTACGATATTCGAAAGGATAAAGTCCAAGATGCATGGTATGACGGTAACAGGAACGCGGTTACTGGAAGCACTGGATACGATGCAAATGGAGACTTCCTTGCAAACAAGACAGTTTCTGGAAGTACCGAAAACTACGCGAACAATCCTTTCCTGAAAAATTGGCAACCTGGACACAGACTTTTGCTGGAATATGACCTGATCTATATCAAGAAGATCAATGACTATTTCTCGATCTGGGCAGGAGCTACGGTTCTTTACGCGGGAGACGCGATCAAGAACCAAAAACAATATAATATCGATAAGAATAGTACCTATTTCTCACTGACACTTCAGTTCGCCATCTGA
- the glnA gene encoding type I glutamate--ammonia ligase: MAKNAAEVIAFAKANKVLFYDFRFTDIKGAWHHVSYHVDSVDETTLKGLPFDGSSIPAWQPIHKSDMQLIPDPTSIFLDPFTADPTLVVFCDVWDIYKNQAYEKCPRSIAKNAVKYLKDTGIGDTVYFGPENEFFLFDGLKVRDAINIQYYELESSEGIWNSHTDMPGSINTGHRPGTKGGYFPVAPVDSQVDLRADIVKTLHKIGMETFVVHHEVAQAQGEIGVKFGTLIEAADNVQKLKYVVKNVAHKWGKTATFMPKPLYGDNGNGMHCHQSIWKDGKNLFAGNGYQGLSELALNYTGGVLKHGKTVAAFTNASTNSYKRLLPGFEAPAILAYSAQNRSACARIPFVSGEKAKRVEFRFPDSSANPYLAFAALLMAGLDGIQNKIDPGPPREEDLFELSLDEIREKGIQQMPHTLREAVEHMLAGKEIFKKGNVFTEEFIQTYKAYKFETEIWPWEGRPHPFEFLTTYSC; encoded by the coding sequence ATGGCGAAAAATGCCGCAGAAGTGATCGCTTTCGCAAAAGCGAACAAGGTTCTTTTCTACGATTTCCGATTTACGGACATTAAAGGAGCTTGGCACCACGTTTCTTACCACGTAGATTCCGTAGACGAAACTACTCTTAAAGGACTTCCTTTCGACGGTTCTTCCATCCCTGCTTGGCAGCCGATCCACAAATCGGACATGCAGTTGATCCCTGACCCGACTTCCATCTTTTTGGATCCGTTCACTGCAGATCCTACTCTCGTAGTATTCTGCGATGTTTGGGATATCTATAAGAACCAAGCTTACGAGAAATGCCCTCGCTCCATCGCTAAAAACGCGGTGAAATATCTGAAAGATACCGGAATCGGTGACACTGTTTACTTCGGACCAGAAAACGAATTTTTCCTTTTCGACGGTTTGAAAGTAAGAGACGCGATCAATATCCAATACTACGAATTAGAATCTTCCGAAGGTATTTGGAATTCACACACTGATATGCCTGGTTCCATCAACACAGGACACCGTCCTGGAACCAAAGGTGGTTACTTCCCAGTAGCTCCTGTGGATTCACAAGTGGATCTTCGTGCAGATATCGTTAAAACTCTTCATAAGATCGGAATGGAAACTTTCGTGGTCCACCACGAGGTTGCTCAGGCTCAAGGAGAGATCGGAGTTAAATTCGGAACTCTTATTGAAGCAGCTGATAACGTTCAAAAACTGAAATATGTTGTTAAGAACGTAGCTCATAAATGGGGAAAGACCGCAACCTTCATGCCTAAACCTCTTTATGGAGACAACGGTAATGGTATGCACTGCCACCAATCTATTTGGAAAGACGGTAAAAACCTATTTGCAGGAAACGGATACCAAGGTTTGAGCGAGCTTGCTCTTAACTATACTGGTGGTGTATTGAAGCACGGAAAAACCGTAGCTGCTTTCACTAACGCTTCTACTAACTCTTATAAGAGACTTCTTCCAGGATTCGAAGCTCCTGCGATCTTAGCTTACTCTGCTCAGAACCGTTCCGCTTGCGCGAGAATTCCGTTCGTAAGCGGAGAAAAAGCGAAACGTGTTGAGTTCCGCTTCCCAGATTCTTCTGCGAACCCTTATCTTGCATTTGCTGCATTGCTTATGGCAGGACTTGACGGGATCCAGAACAAGATCGATCCGGGACCACCTCGGGAAGAAGACTTGTTCGAACTTTCTCTGGATGAAATCCGTGAGAAGGGAATCCAACAAATGCCTCACACTCTTAGAGAAGCAGTGGAGCATATGTTGGCAGGTAAAGAAATTTTCAAAAAAGGAAATGTATTTACCGAAGAGTTCATCCAAACCTACAAAGCATACAAATTCGAAACCGAAATTTGGCCTTGGGAAGGACGTCCTCACCCGTTCGAATTCCTTACTACTTATTCTTGCTAA
- a CDS encoding M23 family metallopeptidase, with translation MNNEAKFEDRPRAAERLKIKYLRFRSSWLKIKEKGSRKISFLLVPHDHEAVLNVELSVFMAAFLGVLSVLLFLLASAFVVYMNFFFVPNRELIRETDNNVGLFLYYNSLLKDAKKEISGLEKKTEQLNLVAWEEVPWKRILTFDYVPEFSLKKNVPESSTNMDLYSDTVEGFAERNIELYKIKHAFQNAFDYLEERESILYAMPRGRPLKPGVGFVTSTFGGRVDPFGLVEMGEFHSGIDFAAGEGTPIYATAPGVIEDNGQSAGGLGKSIRINHLNGFYTVYGHCSVVFVEKGQLVTRGQHIGNVGSTGKATGPHVHYEVHIGYDPPMDPAEFVNME, from the coding sequence ATGAACAACGAGGCAAAGTTCGAAGACCGTCCCAGAGCCGCAGAAAGGCTGAAGATCAAGTATCTTCGCTTCCGTTCTTCCTGGCTAAAAATCAAAGAAAAAGGGTCTCGTAAAATTTCTTTCCTACTCGTGCCTCATGATCACGAAGCTGTGCTGAATGTGGAGCTTAGCGTTTTTATGGCCGCGTTTTTAGGAGTACTTTCCGTTCTTCTTTTTCTGCTCGCGAGTGCATTCGTGGTCTACATGAACTTTTTTTTCGTACCGAATCGAGAGTTGATCCGAGAGACTGACAATAATGTGGGGTTATTTCTTTATTATAACTCTCTTCTCAAAGACGCTAAGAAAGAAATTTCCGGATTAGAAAAAAAGACGGAACAATTGAACCTGGTCGCTTGGGAAGAAGTTCCCTGGAAAAGAATTCTCACCTTCGATTACGTACCAGAGTTCAGCTTAAAAAAGAATGTTCCTGAATCTTCGACTAACATGGATTTATATTCCGATACTGTAGAAGGTTTCGCGGAAAGAAATATAGAATTATACAAGATCAAACATGCCTTCCAAAATGCATTTGATTACTTGGAAGAAAGAGAGTCTATTCTATATGCGATGCCAAGAGGTCGACCTTTGAAACCTGGAGTAGGATTTGTAACTTCTACTTTCGGAGGAAGGGTGGATCCGTTCGGGTTAGTAGAAATGGGAGAGTTCCACTCAGGTATCGATTTTGCCGCGGGTGAAGGAACTCCTATCTACGCAACTGCCCCAGGCGTGATAGAAGATAATGGACAATCCGCTGGAGGACTCGGAAAAAGTATTCGTATCAATCACTTGAACGGATTTTATACAGTGTATGGACACTGTTCCGTAGTCTTCGTTGAAAAAGGGCAATTAGTAACCAGAGGGCAACATATCGGAAACGTAGGCTCCACAGGAAAAGCCACAGGACCTCACGTACATTATGAGGTTCATATAGGTTATGATCCTCCAATGGACCCTGCAGAATTCGTTAATATGGAATAA